In the genome of Gemmatimonas sp. UBA7669, the window CCGCGGTGTCTCGCGCAGATACCAGATGATGTGCGGCTTCCATGCGCCACCAATGACACGCATGCACTCTGTCAATGGACACTCGGCAGGTGGAGGCACGACTCTGTTCTTGCGCATCGGTACCGGCATCGTTGTCTCCGGTTACCGCGTGGTAACCCGATTCTTCGTACGGGTGATGGTTCAGGTTACTCAAGGTAACCAGATTGCTCCTCGTAACGACAGGCACATCGCGGCCTGCTGCGTCACCACCAACCACGAGGAGCAACGTCATGGCTCGAGTCGCCATCGTCTATCACAGCGGGTACGGCCACACCAAGGTGCAGGCCGAGGCGGTACACCGCGGGGCGTCCCGCGTACCACACGTCGACGCGGTGCTGATTCCCATTGAGAAGTACGAGGCGCACTGGGAGGAACTCGACCACGCCGACGCCATAGTCATGGGAGCACCGACGTACATGGCCGGAGCCTCGGCCCAGTTCAAGGCCTTTCTTGACGCCACCTCGAGCCGCTGGGCGGCGCAGCGCTGGAAGGACAAGCTGGCTGCAGGCTTCACCAACTCCGCCGGCTACAATGGCGACAAGCTCAACACACTGCAGCAGTTCAATCTCTTTGCCATGCAGCATGGGATGATCTGGGTTGGACTGGGGCTGCTGCCGGGAAACCATACCAGCCAGGGTTCACCCGAAGACCTCAATCGACTGGCCGGCTTTCTCGGCGCCATGGCGCAGTCCAACGCCGACCAGCCCGCCGAGTTGGTGCCACCGGCCTCCGATCGCGCCACGGCCGAGCATTTGGGGCAACGCGTTGCCGAAGCCGCCTTGCGCTGGGCGGCTGGTGTTGAAACGCAGCAGGGAGCGACTGCTGCGGACGCCACACTGGCGGTAGGCGGCTGACATGGCCACGGCTCATGCCGACTCGTACGCAGCCATTGCTGCGGTGCTCGCCGAGTACTTTGACGGCCTGCACCACAGTGACTCGACACGCCTCGCGCGCGTGTTTCATCCGCGCGCGCACTACGTAAGCCCGACGGAGCACCCCTTGGTGTACCGGAGCATGGCCGAGTACTTCCCGATCGTTGATGCCCGGCCGTCTCCCGCCAGCCGCAGTGAGGCACGACAGGACCGGATCATCTCGATCGAACTGGGTGGCCCGGCCCTGGCCTTTGTGCGCGCTGAATGCGCCATTGGGCCAAAGCGCTTCACCGACTTCCTGACACTCGTACACACCGACGACCGCTGGCAAATCATGTCCAAGGTCTTTCACTTCGACCTGCAGGGCTGACCACCAGCCGGCTCAACGCCCCCTCACACTCAATACCGGACCACTTCTCATGCCCTACATCAACATCAAGATCACACGTGAAGGCGCAACCCGCGCGCAGAAAGCCCAGCTGATTGCCGGAGTGACTGAACTCATGGTGAAGGTGCTCGACAAGAGCCCGGCCACCACGTTCGTCGTCATTGATGAGGTCGAACTCGAAGACTGGGGGATTGGCGGGCTCCCGGTGGACGAGTATCGCGCGCAGCTCAATCGATGAGGGCAGACTGCTACCGTCCAAATGCCAGAAGGCCGAGCACCGCCTCCCCCCGCGGTGACAGGCGGTATCCCGTCCCGAGGCTCTCAGTGAGACCGAGATTCTTCAGTTTCCGGACGTTCAGCTTGAAGCGCATCTTCTCCTGACCGACAATGTCACACAGGTCGCCCGCGCGGACGCCAGGTTTGTCACGCAACACACGCAGAGTGGCAAGGGTCCACGGGCCATCTGAGGACGCGGCGTCCAGTCGCTGCAGGCGGTTGCGCAGCTGGCTGAGGTCTTCGCTGGACGTGGCTGGTGTCTCGCGCAGCACGATGCGCGGATCGGGCCGCAACGCGCCGAGTTCAATACGAAACACCTCGCCCTCCGGCCGAAGCGCGAGTTCCTCCAGCAGGGCCGCCTTGGAAGCATAGCCCGCGCGGCGCGCGTCGGCCGCCGAGATCTGCGCGAGTGTCACGGGTTCAACCGACCGAATGCGCAGCTGCCCGACGGCCGTCATGAGCGTGCCGCCGGCCCGCACCGTTGGCCGCCGCCAGCGCCGGAATGCCACGGTAATCGCACCGCTGCGAATGCCCTCGAGAAACGCTGTCCGAAAGAGCATCAGATCCCCCTTGAATCCCCAGACAATCCGCCCCCTACGTCGCCCGACGTATGGCTCCGCCGTTCCAGTGGCTCAATCGTAGGCGCGACCCCAAGTCCTGACCGACGACCTGAACCACGAGGTGTTCCGTGACTATCCGCCGCACACCACTCTCCAGCCTCTGCCCGCTGATATTGTGCCTCGTGAGTTCTCAGGTCAAAGCCCAGACCTCACCGACCTCCGCGTCAGCGCTTCCGCGCGTCCGCCTCGTCGATGTGACGAACGGCCGCCAGCAGGTCACCGGCGTCCTCACCGGACGGGCCGGCGACACCCTGCTCATCATGCCGGACAGCACCGATGGAGAACCGCAGCGCTTCTCCCTCTCCTCCACGCTTCGGATCGAGCACAGCATCGGCATGCAGCGCCGCACCATGCAGGGGTTCGGGGTCGGCGCACTCATTGGTGGCATTACGGGTGCCTTGATGGGTGCGTCGTCGTCCAACAAGAAGCCCGACTGCCCGCCTGATCAGCTCATCTGCGGAAACTTTGGCCCGTCTCCATCGGCGAGTGGCGGAGCAGTACTGCTCGCGCTCCCCGGTGCCATCATTGGCGCAATCGCCGGTTACAACACGCTGCGCGAAGGTTGGGTGCCGGCCGACGAGGATCGCACGCGCCTCACGGTTGCACCGCTCTCCCGTGGCGGCCTGCGCGTCGGCGCGGCGGTGACATTCTGACCCGCCGACCGTTTGCGCAACGCACTACCGTGACCGCCCCGGCACCAACCGCAACCGATGCGCCGCGAACCGCTCCACGGCCTCACGCGTGAACGCCAGCGGGAAGTACTCCGCCCGTCCGAACGGCTCCACGAGATTGGCGTAGAACGGACTCCCGGGTTGACCCGACT includes:
- a CDS encoding flavodoxin family protein; the encoded protein is MARVAIVYHSGYGHTKVQAEAVHRGASRVPHVDAVLIPIEKYEAHWEELDHADAIVMGAPTYMAGASAQFKAFLDATSSRWAAQRWKDKLAAGFTNSAGYNGDKLNTLQQFNLFAMQHGMIWVGLGLLPGNHTSQGSPEDLNRLAGFLGAMAQSNADQPAELVPPASDRATAEHLGQRVAEAALRWAAGVETQQGATAADATLAVGG
- a CDS encoding nuclear transport factor 2 family protein, with amino-acid sequence MATAHADSYAAIAAVLAEYFDGLHHSDSTRLARVFHPRAHYVSPTEHPLVYRSMAEYFPIVDARPSPASRSEARQDRIISIELGGPALAFVRAECAIGPKRFTDFLTLVHTDDRWQIMSKVFHFDLQG
- a CDS encoding tautomerase family protein is translated as MPYINIKITREGATRAQKAQLIAGVTELMVKVLDKSPATTFVVIDEVELEDWGIGGLPVDEYRAQLNR